TCGTGTGCCGTTGGGGAAGCCCGAAACAGCAGCCTCGATACTGGCCTGAGTAGAGGTGGAAAAACTCGAGGGTTTGGGAGGTGTTTGAGTTGGAGAAGGTGTTACGGGGTTAAAAGATGTTGTACTTGTACTATCACCACCGCAGCCGACGAAGGACGAGCTGAGGAGAAAGAGCAGGATCACCAGTGGAATCTGCCTGAACGAGAGCAAAAACTTCAAGAGCACTCGTGTAATCATCACCTAGCCCTCACCCAGCCTAAACGCGTACATCTCTGGATTGAACCACATATTTATTCAAGAAGCAACTGGGCTAGGTCGACTATTTTCACTTCTAGTGTTGCTTGCACAAGGAGTAACCAATGGACGTCACCTCATCCCTAGAGGCATCCGGGCTGTCTCCGGGCTTGTTGGAAGAGGATTAGTAAGGATTACAGAGTTATTTCAGAGTGAAGTTTTTTTGTGTCTATATCTTGTATTCTTGGTATTCTTGCTTTGCAAAAAAGTCTTACAGCCTTTTCCGACTTCACACAGGCCCTTGAGTTAGGCAAAAAACCTAATGGAGCAAGGGATTGACCTGAATCTGCTGTATCAGACAACGCTGGAAAAGGCTGTAATGCTAATCCGTCACCAGCACCCTCTCGGTCACCATGGCACTTTGCCCCAGCCGGTCGAAAGCCCGCAAACTGAGCAGGTAGGATCCGGGCACCAAGCTCAGGGGAGGACGGATGCTGAAACGGGTTGTACAAGAAACTTCACCAGAAATGCAATTTACTTCAGCCGCGGATAGGGTTTGGGCCGCGATGCCTGACCAAGTGACCTGAAAGGCTAGCTCTGCCGGGATCCGCCCCGGTACCGACACCGAAATCCCAAGTTCCAAGAAGCCGTTCCGACTCACTGCAGAAGGGATGTCACTATAATTTGGATCCCGGTTTCATCTGCACACTCAGTCTCACCACCGACGATCTCAGTATAGGAGGGGTGAGCAGTAGCCTTAGCGTCAGTCAGGGAAAAGATTAAAGATTCACCCTATATGTAGTGCCAAGCTGGATATTCACCAAGGCCATCTGCTACAGTGAGGCCCATGACCTGTTGAGCGGCCTGGCTATGGAAGAGGAGTTGAAAGCCTTGCGAGCGCGTGTGCGCAACCTAGAGCGATCCTTGGCGGAATCTGAGGCGTTATCGTTGCAGCAGATTGAGTGTACCCATCGCCTGGAACATCAACTGTTTGAAGCCCAAGCCCAAATCAACGAACGGGATCGAGCCCTGCAAGCGTGTCAGCAGGAACAGTCTCTTTTGGCACAACGGCCCACTCCTGAAGCTTTTCAGCTGCAGCAACAGCATATCGAAGAACTGCAAAACCTGCTGTGGGAAATGGAGCGTCGCCCCACCCTGGAGCATTATCAGATCTTGCAACAACAGCTACAAACCAGCCAAACCGAAATCGAGATGCTCAAGTCCGAGCTACAAAGGCGGGTGGATCCAGCCCGCTTTTACCAGCTACAACAAGAACTTCTGGAGCTGAAACAACACGCCGGCCAGCTCAGTGAGTATGCTGTCAAATTACCGCAAGTGCAGCTTTTGCAAGCCCAAACCCAGCTACGCCTGCAGGAACTAGAAGCGGAAAAAGGGCAATTGCAAGCCCAGATCCAGGAGCTGGCAAGTCGGCCCTCTACCCAAGAGTTGACCGCTCTGCGAGAAGAGCTAGAAGCCAGTCACCGTCAAGCAGAAGCTGAATGGCAACATCTGAAAACCACCTTGGAACACGAAAGAGCACAAATGGAAGCGGATCTCAATACCCACCAACAGCGCATTCGAGAATTGGAGGAACGCCCCACCCTGGATCAATGGGCGCGGTTGCAGTCGGAGCTGGATCGCTTACGCCAACAAGCCTCTTTTGCCAAGGCAGAGCGGACTACTCTACTGGAGGAGTTGCAGCAGAGTCAACAACAGCAGGCGGCGCAAGCTCAGCAGATCGCAACCCTTGCATCGGAGCTTGAGGCTCTACGGCAACATCCATCCCCAGATCTGGCCGCAGCTCATGCGGAACAGTCGGAACGGATTCTGGCCCTAGCGGGTGAACTTCAGACGCTAACTGCCGAACTTGACACCCTGCGAACGGAGCGTGACCAGTTGATCCAGGAACTCGCGCAACGCCCGACGATGGCCCAATGGGAAGAGGTTCGGCACCAGTTGCTGGAACTTCTACAACGCCCGACTCGGGAAAGCTACGAAGAGGCCCAACGGGGTCGGGAAGTGGCCGAGGCCCATCATTTGGTGAGCCAGAAGCAAATCGACAAGTTGCAACAGCAGGTGATGCTTCTCAAGACCGAGTGTGTCCAAGCCCATGCCTATGCGCAAACCCAGGAGAAAGAGGTGGCTTTGCTACAGCAGCTCAAACAGGAGCTAGAAGATCGACTGGCTAATTTAGGTCAGCCAGCGGATCCCTCTGTTTCACCGGCTCCGGAAGCTGTTGAACCCAAATCGGTATCTCGTCTGAGCTGGGATCTGATTCATCCTGAAGAAGTAGCCCCAAAACCAGTGGTCGCGGCGGTGAAATCAACTGTGAGCCAACCCATGACCTGGAGAACCCCTACCGGAACACCCGCCACAGGGATCCCTCCCCTAACTCTGGAGGAGCGAGAAGACCGGGCCGAAAAACTGCTGAAACGCTCTGCTTTGGTGACTGGTGCTGGACAACGGGCTGTGGTGGAAGCGGGTGGCCGTACCTCCCGTAGCCGCATTGAGCTGCCAGCTTTTGTGCAGCGTCGCTCTTACTGAGCCTTCCATTCTTTGGGATCCAACGGTTCTCCAGCCTGAAAACGGGGCCAAGCCCAGCGCAGCAGGGATCCCATTTGGGCATGAAATCGAGCGGGGGCAAATTGTAGGGCATGGGTGCGAATCCGCTCGGGATCCCATTCCTGTCGGTCGGCTTGGCGCAGCCCTTCTACCAAGGCATCGACCCTGGCCTCTGGGATGTGGAGCCCGGTTTGACCATGGATCACCGTCTCTTGGGTGCCACCACGGTTGAGGGCAATGACAGGGCGGCCACAGGCTTGCACCTCCACAGGCACGAGACCAAAATCCTCTACCCAGGGAAACAGAAGCGTGCGGCAGTTCGCGAACAGCTCCTGCAGACGAGCTTGCGGTTGATAGGGCAAAAATTCCACCGCTGGCCCCGCCAACTGCTTGAGCCGAGGCAACTCAGGCCCTTCTCCCACAATCAGCAAGCGGCGGCCCAACTGTTCACAGGCGGCGATGGCCAGATCCACCCGCTTATAGGGCACCAGTCGGCCTGCCACCAGGTCATAGTCGGCGCTGGGATCCGCAACCGGATGGAACCCCTCCAACGGCACCGGCGGATGGATAACGACTGCATCGCGGCGGTAGGTTTTGTAGAGGCGGCGGCGAATGTGCCAGGAGTTGGCGATTAATAAATCTGGGCGCTGGGCAGCCAAAACATCCCATTGGCGCAGCCGGTGTAAAAGCCATTGGCTAACGGCATAAGCCGGTCGGATCCCCGATCCACCGCCGCGCAACCCTCCCCGCTCCAGATACAGCTCCCGATTTTCCCAGAGGTAACGAGTCGGGCTGTGAATATAGCTGAGATGGAGGGTGGAATCCCCCGTCAGGATCCCTTTGGCAAAGGCATGGCTACTGGAGATAACACAGTCATACCCTGAGAAGTCAAAGCTCTCGTAGGCCAGGGGCATCCAGGGCAGAAGGTACTTGAGGCGGGCATGGTAATCTCGGCGTAGCACCCCCAAGCGTTTGGCCCAACTTTGCAAAAAGGAGGTGCAGATCTCCAACTCCTGCCAGGCAGGGGGCATGGTGTGAGCCGAGAAGAGGCTGGTGTAAAGAGGGGCTTGTGGGGCAAAGACTGCCAGCTCCTGCACCACTTTCTCTGAGCCACCCGGCTGGATCAGATACTCATGTACTAGGGCGATGCGCTGCGGCAAACCCGAATCCCTGCTCTTGGGAGCGAAGTGGGTCATGGCGAGGGATCCCCCTGAGAGAGCAGTAGCCTCAGGATTTGACAGGGCGGCGTTTTTTGCCGATCGGGCCACTCACCTGTTTGGCTTTCTCGTCGATACGCTCGTTGATGTAGTCGTAAATCTCTCGGAAACGAGGTAGG
This is a stretch of genomic DNA from Synechococcus sp. Nb3U1. It encodes these proteins:
- a CDS encoding glycosyltransferase, which encodes MTHFAPKSRDSGLPQRIALVHEYLIQPGGSEKVVQELAVFAPQAPLYTSLFSAHTMPPAWQELEICTSFLQSWAKRLGVLRRDYHARLKYLLPWMPLAYESFDFSGYDCVISSSHAFAKGILTGDSTLHLSYIHSPTRYLWENRELYLERGGLRGGGSGIRPAYAVSQWLLHRLRQWDVLAAQRPDLLIANSWHIRRRLYKTYRRDAVVIHPPVPLEGFHPVADPSADYDLVAGRLVPYKRVDLAIAACEQLGRRLLIVGEGPELPRLKQLAGPAVEFLPYQPQARLQELFANCRTLLFPWVEDFGLVPVEVQACGRPVIALNRGGTQETVIHGQTGLHIPEARVDALVEGLRQADRQEWDPERIRTHALQFAPARFHAQMGSLLRWAWPRFQAGEPLDPKEWKAQ